From the genome of Gemmatimonas phototrophica, one region includes:
- a CDS encoding DUF5990 family protein encodes MTASELVVRIRVESPPPDVAWALQLGRTELSPPTRCSPHLEFEASVRVVVGTNGELDFRGPAVQGPRAGRFIYLTSGTRAGQFGSCWDRRAKVSLEGLRPLLAQRFGDTSGTMGVASIAGTSRDGGPACASVPLLGVGWSVVPRTG; translated from the coding sequence ATGACAGCCAGCGAGCTTGTAGTTCGAATCCGCGTTGAATCGCCACCGCCCGACGTCGCGTGGGCGCTCCAACTGGGGCGCACGGAGTTGTCGCCGCCGACCCGATGCTCACCGCACCTTGAGTTCGAGGCGTCTGTGCGGGTCGTCGTTGGCACGAACGGGGAGCTCGACTTTCGAGGCCCGGCGGTGCAGGGCCCGCGAGCCGGCCGGTTCATCTATCTCACCTCGGGCACCCGCGCGGGCCAGTTCGGTTCGTGCTGGGATCGGCGCGCCAAAGTGTCACTCGAAGGGTTGCGGCCGTTGCTCGCTCAGCGATTCGGTGACACCTCAGGTACTATGGGTGTCGCCAGTATCGCGGGAACGAGTCGGGACGGTGGCCCTGCCTGTGCGAGTGTGCCGCTGCTCGGCGTCGGCTGGAGTGTAGTGCCCCGTACGGGCTAA
- a CDS encoding GNAT family N-acetyltransferase — translation MIEITHAVVAHEIETVRLLLMEYQAQLDVDLAYQDFETEVRHLPGAYAGPSGRLLLATLENQPVGMVALRDAGGGRAEMKRLFVRPTGRGHGVGRALVARLLREARAARYEEVVLDTLPSMQSAQRLYEQFGFVDIPAYRASPVPGTRYLGLTLGVV, via the coding sequence ATGATCGAAATAACTCACGCGGTGGTTGCACACGAAATCGAGACGGTGCGTCTCCTTCTCATGGAGTATCAGGCGCAGCTTGACGTCGATCTGGCGTATCAGGATTTCGAGACCGAGGTCCGCCATCTTCCCGGAGCGTACGCAGGGCCGTCCGGCCGTCTGCTCCTCGCCACGCTTGAGAACCAGCCGGTTGGTATGGTAGCGCTTCGTGATGCGGGCGGCGGCCGCGCCGAGATGAAGCGCCTGTTCGTCCGTCCCACCGGCCGAGGCCATGGCGTGGGACGCGCGCTGGTCGCTCGTCTGCTGCGTGAGGCGCGCGCCGCACGATACGAGGAAGTCGTGTTGGATACGCTTCCGTCGATGCAGTCGGCGCAACGATTGTACGAGCAGTTTGGCTTCGTCGATATCCCGGCGTATCGCGCGAGTCCGGTTCCTGGCACGCGATATCTCGGGCTAACGCTTGGTGTGGTCTAA
- a CDS encoding DUF1330 domain-containing protein encodes MPAYIIADVKVRDTEQYKAYVALSPAAVAAAGGKFIVRGGRTAVLEGNWVPSRVVVIEFDAFDDAQAFYDSVQYRDARAKRAGATDFFNMILVEGAA; translated from the coding sequence ATGCCAGCCTACATCATCGCCGACGTCAAAGTCCGCGACACCGAGCAGTACAAGGCATACGTCGCCCTCTCCCCCGCCGCCGTCGCTGCGGCCGGCGGCAAGTTCATCGTCCGGGGCGGCCGCACGGCGGTGCTTGAGGGTAACTGGGTGCCGTCACGTGTCGTCGTCATCGAGTTTGACGCCTTCGACGACGCGCAGGCGTTCTATGACTCGGTGCAGTATCGCGACGCGCGCGCGAAGCGCGCGGGGGCGACGGACTTCTTCAACATGATTCTGGTCGAGGGCGCGGCGTAG
- a CDS encoding BrnA antitoxin family protein has product MPKPSKPSASKTSPTKGRADLARLRRVTEAEIQRTSPAELRDLPDTLWQSARVVSPVSKQAISIRLDRDVVEFFRAKGPRYQSQINAVLRSYVDHVVASTPTPRRKRAV; this is encoded by the coding sequence ATGCCGAAGCCCTCGAAGCCATCCGCGAGCAAGACGAGCCCGACGAAGGGGCGCGCTGATCTGGCGCGGCTCAGGCGCGTCACGGAGGCGGAAATTCAACGGACGTCGCCGGCGGAGCTTCGCGACCTCCCGGATACGCTGTGGCAGAGTGCGCGCGTGGTATCGCCGGTGTCCAAGCAAGCGATCTCCATTCGCTTGGACCGCGACGTCGTGGAGTTCTTTCGCGCCAAGGGGCCTCGGTATCAGTCACAGATCAACGCGGTGTTGCGCAGCTACGTCGATCACGTGGTCGCGTCGACACCAACGCCACGTCGAAAGCGCGCGGTGTAA
- a CDS encoding BrnT family toxin: protein MTFEWDAAKSLRNLAHRGFDFEFASQVFASPYVEFDDTRRDYGERRVVALGTADGFALTVVFTDRVEPSSGVVRRLISARLSNRKERRLYAEALEAIREQDEPDEGAR from the coding sequence GTGACCTTTGAGTGGGACGCCGCCAAGAGCCTGCGGAATCTCGCGCATCGCGGGTTCGACTTTGAATTCGCCTCGCAGGTATTCGCGAGCCCGTACGTGGAATTCGACGATACGCGTCGCGACTACGGAGAGCGACGCGTGGTGGCGCTCGGCACCGCCGACGGCTTCGCGCTCACGGTCGTGTTCACCGATCGCGTCGAGCCGTCCAGCGGCGTGGTCCGCCGCCTGATCAGTGCCCGTCTCAGCAACCGCAAGGAGCGCCGCCTGTATGCCGAAGCCCTCGAAGCCATCCGCGAGCAAGACGAGCCCGACGAAGGGGCGCGCTGA
- a CDS encoding alpha/beta hydrolase family protein, with translation MRMTSAAAALVIALGAGLLTFHPSRPLYMQQRAVAMRAADGVVLQGTLSRPRWRRAAVPAVVIVHGSGPLTRDDVRGDMRALVRLGFAVLTYDKRGTGRSEGVFLRQWGDSAETVLMQLAGDAAVALDSLRAADGVDATRVGFFGASQAGWIIPLAAQRARHHPRFQVLLASPAVSTGVEQYYSDLSGDGSRPAQVTDRRELEARVLAYAGPRGYDPAPLLAKTAVPTLWLLGDRDLSVPTFASRRVLDSLARAGTPTHTVVSFPNADHFLRDADGGPQPAVWDEMMAWLRTQGIVRAP, from the coding sequence ATGCGTATGACCTCCGCCGCTGCTGCCCTGGTAATCGCGCTCGGAGCTGGCTTGCTCACGTTCCATCCGAGTCGTCCGCTGTACATGCAGCAGCGCGCGGTCGCCATGCGCGCCGCTGACGGCGTGGTCCTGCAGGGCACGCTCTCGCGGCCGCGCTGGCGACGCGCCGCCGTGCCGGCCGTGGTCATCGTGCACGGGTCCGGTCCGCTGACCCGCGACGATGTCCGCGGCGACATGCGGGCCCTCGTGCGCCTGGGGTTCGCGGTGCTGACGTACGACAAGCGTGGCACAGGACGCTCCGAGGGCGTCTTCCTTCGGCAGTGGGGCGACTCGGCGGAGACCGTCCTCATGCAGCTGGCCGGCGACGCCGCCGTCGCGCTCGATTCACTCCGCGCCGCCGACGGCGTCGACGCCACGCGCGTCGGGTTCTTCGGCGCGAGCCAGGCCGGGTGGATCATTCCCCTCGCGGCGCAACGCGCACGACACCATCCGCGCTTTCAGGTGCTGCTGGCCAGTCCCGCCGTCTCCACGGGCGTCGAGCAGTACTACAGCGATCTCTCGGGTGACGGGTCACGGCCCGCCCAGGTGACCGACCGACGCGAGCTCGAGGCGCGGGTGCTCGCGTATGCGGGGCCTCGCGGGTACGACCCTGCTCCCCTGCTCGCGAAGACCGCGGTCCCGACCCTCTGGCTGCTCGGGGACCGGGATCTGAGCGTGCCGACCTTCGCCTCACGCCGCGTGCTGGACTCGCTGGCGCGTGCCGGCACTCCGACGCACACCGTCGTGAGCTTTCCGAACGCCGACCATTTCCTCCGGGACGCCGACGGCGGGCCACAACCGGCCGTGTGGGACGAGATGATGGCGTGGTTGCGAACGCAGGGCATCGTCCGTGCGCCATAA
- a CDS encoding c-type cytochrome — MVPTRPPQRKPLPRRWRRSLAFSCAAALMLTAARKGTPAAEAGRRAPLLPHRATDSSRISFTRDVAPVLQKNCQTCHSPGGIGPMPLLTYEHARRHGPLIKQVVQAREMPPYQYDTHIGIQKLKHDWRLSDQDIAMILRWVDEGMPEGDPADMPPAPKLPEAGQYQLAAQYGPPDLVIKAAKYTVPAVGQDRWWRPAVPSGLTTDRCIKAIETKPTVAGRSVTHHANSTFVPGNVTTEPDAVGGGGPGSVRLSEYALGKIGEIVPADACRIAPAGSNVLFDIHYFPNGKAVVDDQLEVGIWFHGPEVTPQTRHRQTLGLYGLQSGSGDFEIEPRGTLVTQGMHRFNTPVRIDSWQPHGHLRLVAKRLEVLYPDGRRETLSMVSNWNPGWHHSHVYAEDAAPLLPAGSVIINTAWYDNTDKNIFNPDPDQWVGIGDRTTDEMSHAWIAVTQLDEAAYQRLLAQRAKK, encoded by the coding sequence ATGGTGCCGACCCGTCCGCCACAGCGGAAGCCGCTACCGCGACGCTGGCGTCGTTCCCTCGCGTTCTCGTGCGCCGCGGCCCTCATGCTGACCGCGGCACGAAAGGGCACGCCAGCCGCCGAAGCCGGCCGCCGAGCGCCACTCCTGCCACACCGCGCCACCGACTCGTCGCGCATCAGCTTCACCCGCGACGTCGCACCGGTGCTGCAGAAGAACTGCCAGACGTGCCATTCGCCGGGAGGGATCGGGCCCATGCCCCTCCTCACTTACGAACACGCGCGACGCCACGGCCCGCTCATCAAACAGGTCGTGCAGGCGCGCGAGATGCCGCCGTATCAGTACGACACCCACATCGGCATTCAGAAGCTCAAGCACGACTGGCGGCTTTCGGACCAGGACATCGCCATGATTCTCCGGTGGGTGGACGAAGGCATGCCGGAAGGCGACCCGGCCGACATGCCACCCGCGCCCAAACTCCCGGAAGCGGGCCAGTACCAGCTCGCGGCGCAGTACGGCCCACCCGACCTCGTGATCAAGGCGGCCAAGTACACCGTGCCGGCCGTCGGCCAGGACCGCTGGTGGCGCCCTGCCGTGCCGAGCGGGCTCACGACCGACCGCTGCATCAAGGCCATCGAAACCAAGCCGACGGTCGCCGGGCGCAGCGTGACGCACCACGCCAACTCCACCTTCGTCCCCGGCAACGTCACCACGGAACCGGATGCCGTGGGCGGAGGCGGTCCGGGCAGCGTGCGCCTCTCCGAATACGCACTCGGCAAAATCGGCGAGATCGTTCCTGCCGACGCCTGCCGCATCGCGCCTGCGGGCTCCAACGTGCTCTTCGACATTCACTACTTCCCCAATGGGAAGGCCGTCGTTGACGATCAGCTCGAAGTCGGCATCTGGTTCCACGGGCCCGAAGTCACGCCGCAAACGCGGCACCGCCAGACACTCGGGCTCTATGGGCTGCAGAGCGGCTCGGGAGACTTCGAGATCGAGCCACGCGGCACGCTGGTCACCCAGGGCATGCATCGATTCAACACGCCGGTACGCATCGATTCCTGGCAACCGCACGGGCATCTGCGGTTGGTCGCCAAGCGGCTCGAGGTGCTGTACCCCGACGGCCGGCGCGAAACGCTGAGCATGGTGTCGAACTGGAACCCGGGCTGGCACCATAGCCACGTGTATGCCGAAGACGCAGCGCCGCTGCTGCCGGCGGGCTCCGTGATCATCAACACCGCGTGGTACGACAACACCGACAAGAACATCTTCAATCCTGATCCCGATCAATGGGTGGGCATCGGGGATCGCACCACCGACGAAATGAGCCACGCCTGGATCGCCGTCACGCAGCTCGATGAGGCAGCATATCAGCGGCTGCTCGCGCAGCGGGCCAAGAAGTGA
- a CDS encoding pyrroloquinoline quinone-dependent dehydrogenase has product MGRLFLLALLALPATASSTASAQRGAGAEWPIYGGDPGHTRYSSLNQIDASNAATLEVAWRWSARNQGPNPAAASQTTPIFVKGRLYATAGMHRNVVAIDPATGETIWMYRFDERDRLAKAPRVNSGRGVSYWSDGKGDDRIYVVTPGYHLIALDADNGQPIRGFGLNGVVDLQKNLRVREGVSVDGSIGASSPAAVIGNVLVVGAALHVGMQPPSKVNTPGDIRGFDVRTGRLLWTFHTIPLPGEVGNDSWLEKSWAYTGNAASWAQISWDAQLGYVYLPTEAATGDYYGGHRPGNNLFSTSIVALDARTGKRVWHFQTIHHDIWDWDNTTAPILADLTIDGKPRRILAQLTKQGFVFVLDRVTGTPVWPIEERAVPKGDVPGEWYSPTQPFPTKPAPFERQGFSEDDLLDFTPEIRARAREIARQYRWGPLYTPPSLAGAADGTRGTLSLPASTGGANWEGGALDPETGYLYVPSVTAPSFLALLPGGKVSDMNYIAGGRGGQLAPGVPFVKPPWGRITAIDLTTGNHAWMVPNGDTPAFVAERLKLPPASIPNTGRASRAGLLVTRTLLFAGEGTNGSSNFWVLDKRTGARITRLDIPSGTQTGIPMTYMHDGRQYVVFATTAGGQASEIVAYSLPR; this is encoded by the coding sequence ATGGGACGGCTTTTTCTCCTCGCCCTGCTGGCGCTCCCCGCCACCGCGAGTTCAACCGCGTCCGCGCAGCGCGGCGCCGGCGCCGAGTGGCCCATTTACGGTGGAGACCCGGGGCACACCCGGTACTCGTCGCTGAACCAGATCGACGCGTCGAATGCGGCGACGCTCGAAGTGGCGTGGCGATGGAGCGCCCGGAATCAGGGTCCCAACCCGGCCGCCGCCAGTCAGACGACGCCCATCTTCGTGAAGGGCCGGCTCTATGCCACCGCCGGTATGCACCGGAATGTGGTGGCGATCGATCCGGCCACTGGCGAAACCATCTGGATGTACCGATTCGACGAGCGTGACCGACTCGCCAAGGCACCGCGCGTGAATTCGGGGCGCGGTGTGTCGTACTGGTCGGATGGGAAAGGCGACGACCGCATTTATGTGGTCACCCCCGGTTATCATCTCATCGCCCTCGACGCTGACAACGGCCAGCCAATCCGTGGCTTCGGACTCAACGGCGTGGTGGACCTGCAGAAGAATCTCCGCGTGCGCGAGGGCGTGTCGGTAGACGGCTCAATTGGCGCAAGCTCACCGGCAGCGGTGATCGGCAATGTGCTGGTCGTGGGAGCGGCGCTGCACGTGGGCATGCAGCCGCCGTCGAAGGTGAACACGCCGGGCGACATTCGCGGCTTCGATGTACGCACGGGGCGTCTGCTCTGGACCTTCCACACCATCCCTTTGCCCGGCGAAGTCGGGAACGACAGCTGGCTCGAGAAGTCGTGGGCGTACACCGGCAATGCGGCCTCGTGGGCGCAGATCTCCTGGGATGCGCAGCTGGGCTACGTGTATCTGCCCACCGAAGCGGCAACCGGCGACTACTACGGTGGCCACCGTCCGGGGAACAACCTGTTTTCGACGAGTATCGTGGCGCTCGACGCGCGCACGGGCAAACGTGTGTGGCACTTCCAGACCATCCATCACGACATCTGGGACTGGGACAACACCACCGCGCCCATCCTCGCCGACCTCACCATTGATGGAAAGCCGCGCCGCATCCTCGCGCAGCTCACCAAGCAGGGCTTCGTGTTCGTGCTCGACCGCGTGACCGGCACACCCGTTTGGCCCATCGAGGAGCGCGCCGTACCCAAGGGGGACGTGCCTGGCGAGTGGTATAGTCCCACGCAGCCGTTCCCCACCAAGCCCGCGCCTTTCGAGCGACAGGGCTTCAGCGAGGACGACCTGCTCGACTTCACGCCGGAAATCCGCGCCCGTGCGCGGGAGATCGCGCGCCAGTACCGCTGGGGGCCGCTCTACACCCCGCCCTCATTGGCGGGCGCCGCCGACGGTACGCGCGGCACGCTCTCGCTCCCCGCGTCTACAGGCGGTGCCAACTGGGAGGGCGGTGCGCTCGACCCCGAGACGGGCTATCTGTATGTGCCGTCGGTCACGGCCCCGTCGTTCCTGGCGCTGCTCCCCGGTGGCAAGGTCTCGGACATGAACTACATCGCGGGCGGCCGGGGCGGTCAACTCGCCCCGGGCGTGCCGTTCGTGAAGCCGCCCTGGGGGCGCATCACCGCGATCGACCTCACGACGGGTAACCATGCGTGGATGGTGCCAAACGGCGACACGCCGGCGTTTGTCGCCGAGCGGCTCAAACTGCCGCCGGCCAGCATTCCCAACACCGGCCGTGCATCACGCGCCGGACTGCTGGTAACGCGTACGCTACTCTTCGCCGGTGAAGGCACAAACGGCAGCAGCAACTTCTGGGTGCTCGACAAGCGCACCGGTGCGCGCATTACGCGACTCGATATTCCGAGCGGTACGCAGACAGGCATTCCCATGACGTACATGCACGACGGGCGGCAGTACGTGGTATTCGCGACCACCGCCGGCGGGCAGGCGTCGGAGATCGTGGCGTATTCGTTGCCGCGGTAG
- a CDS encoding DHCW motif cupin fold protein, which translates to MKMTGIVFGTTDWSQVPRTEHKGETGVAYWRTQEFGGIRVRMVEYTPGYEADHWCDKGHILLCLEGELKTELADGRVFTLTPGMSYQVADHAEAHKSITAIGATLFIVD; encoded by the coding sequence ATGAAGATGACTGGCATCGTTTTTGGGACCACAGACTGGTCGCAGGTTCCTCGCACTGAGCACAAGGGAGAGACCGGTGTGGCGTACTGGAGGACTCAAGAGTTTGGCGGCATCAGAGTGAGAATGGTGGAGTACACCCCCGGCTATGAAGCGGACCATTGGTGCGACAAGGGGCACATTCTGCTCTGTCTGGAGGGCGAGCTGAAGACCGAACTCGCGGACGGCCGCGTCTTCACCCTAACTCCGGGGATGAGCTATCAGGTTGCCGACCACGCCGAAGCCCACAAGTCCATCACCGCTATCGGTGCCACGCTCTTCATCGTTGACTGA